One stretch of Miscanthus floridulus cultivar M001 chromosome 18, ASM1932011v1, whole genome shotgun sequence DNA includes these proteins:
- the LOC136524257 gene encoding uncharacterized protein — MGRTMKWALKLMGQGIKYASWTTIKSQVLADFIAECTVVQMPPTIVDQEYWTIYFDGSLMKKSASVGLVFVSPLGVRMRYMVHLHFPSSNNVAEYEALINGLRIAIELGVRHLDIQGDSQLVINQVMKESNSHDVKMTAHYREVHRLEDKFNGLELNHIPRRLNEAANMLVKATSGREPVPMGVFASDQHKPSVCYEESE, encoded by the coding sequence atgggaagaaccatgaaatgggcgctcaagctgatgggtcagggcattaaGTATGCCTCTTGGACAaccatcaagtcccaggtgttggctgatttcatcgcGGAATGTACCGTGGTCCAAATGCCACCGAcgatcgtcgatcaagagtactggacaatatacttcgacggatcgttgatgaagaagagTGCCAgcgtggggctagtctttgtgtcgccccttggggtacgcatgaggtacatggtccatctccattttccctcctccaacaatgtggccgaatatgaggcgctcatcaatggcctacgcattgccatcgagttgggtgtCCGACACCTCGACATTCAAGGAGAttcccagctggtcatcaaccaggtcatgaaagagtcaaacAGCCATGACGTCAAGATGACCGCACACTACCGAGAAGTCCACCgattggaggacaagttcaatggcctcgagctcaaccacatcccgaggcgtctcaatgaggcggcTAACATGCTTGTGAAAGCAACATCTGgccgagagccagtgccaatgggtgtcttcgccagcgaccagCACAAGCCCTCGGTTTGCTACGAGGAGTCAGAATAA
- the LOC136520268 gene encoding uncharacterized protein: MTELDEKGKERQATRGEVAHLKEQVRAVRDKHADHVAQLKEALSVANAHHAAEVRRLADEHHKACTAHGEEVKAERASVVAKLQEEHAAAVAQLTEHLKKERAAEVAKLQDEHAAAVARLKEEHAADVARVKDAADKEVQDAKKNIVFRLFPKLGLTAERPKLKHKGDLATAGTPKAQGRS; encoded by the coding sequence ATGACAGAGCTTGATGAAAAGGGAAAGGAGCGGCAGGCGACCAGAGGGGAGGTCGCCCACCTCAAGGAGCAGGTGCGCGCCGTGAGAGACAAGCACGCGGACCACGTCGCTCAGCTCAAGGAGGCGTTGAGCGTCGCAAATGCTCATCACGCGGCCGAGGTCCGCCGACTCGCGGATGAGCATCACAAGGCATGCACCGCGCATGGCGAGGAGGTGAAGGCAGAGCGCGCGTCCGTAGTCGCTAAGCTCCAGGAGGAGCACGCAGCTGCAGTCGCACAGCTCACAGAGCACCTCAAGAAGGAGCGCGCGGCCGAGGTGGCTAAGCTCCAGGACGAGCACGCTGCTGCTGTCGCTCGGCTCAAGGAGGAGCACGCAGCCGACGTCGCCCGCGTGAAGGACGCAGCGGACAAGGAGGTGCAGGATGCCAAGAAGAACATCGTGTTCCGCCTCTTCCCGAAACTGGGTCTCACTGCTGAACGACCAAAGCTCAAGCACAAGGGAGATCTCGCTACTGCCGGAACGCCCAAAGCTCAAGGGAGATCCTGA